A window of the Diabrotica undecimpunctata isolate CICGRU chromosome 1, icDiaUnde3, whole genome shotgun sequence genome harbors these coding sequences:
- the LOC140445073 gene encoding uncharacterized protein isoform X1 has product MEVKQEVDENIICKTEIHNNDVENSLLDIYKIEIKEEPKIENTDGTFDHLDLKEYPIKTEIDEDKFMPVEEKTNKTGFLCEDIQNDASDMIKEDDIVIGENVFTSKICPKVCIKNSSLKQHMRVHNGEKPFTCKICSKQFSQSSSLKSHMKMHTREKPFECEICNKQYSKNYSLKVHMSVHTGYKPYVCELCTKTFSSKENLKGHMLVHTGEKAFTCQICTKQFPNNSRLNSHIKTHTGEISCEICNKQFSQKSNLATHMKMHTGEKRYACEICNKLFLEHCNLKAHMRVHTGDKPFTCEICGKQFSFMSNLKVHILLHTGEKPLTCKICSKQFSQSSSLKSHMKTHTGEKPFKCEICNKQFSKKYRLKVHISVHTGDKSFTCEICNKKFLENSNLKVHMRIHNGEKPFACEICTKPFSSKSNLKVHIVKMHTNDKPFPCTICTKQFPLSSYLKSHMKTHTGEKSFTCEICTKQFSENYYLKVHMRIHNGEKPFACEICTKPFSSKSALKVHMLVHTGEKPFTCKICFKQFSLNSSLKVHIKTHTGEKPFKCELCTKQFSQNFYLKSHMKMHTGEKPFKCEICNKQFSKKYRLKVHMSVHTGDKSFTCEICNKNFLENSNLKVHMRIHNGEKPFACEICTEPFSSKSNLKVHIVKMHTNDKPFPCTICTKQFPLSSYLKSHMQTHTGEKSFTCKICTKQFLKNSYLKAHMRVHNGEKPFACEICTKPFSCKSNLKVHMLVHTGEKPFTCKICFKQFSLNSSLKVHIKTHTGEKPFKCEICAKQFSQRINLKLHMEIHSEEKSFACEICNEGFSRSFRLKSHMKTHNGEKPFAYEICNTEFLENSCLKVERNTESFNEGK; this is encoded by the exons atggaagtaaaacaagaagTTGATGAGAATATTATATGTAAAACAGAAATACATAATAATGATGTGGAAAATAGTCTTCTGGATATCTACAAAATTGAGATTAAGGAAGAGCCCAAGATAGAAAATACAGATGGCACCTTTGATCATTTAGACTTAAAAGAATATCCTATAAAGACAGAAATAGATGAAGATAAATTTATGCCAGttgaagaaaaaacaaataaaactg GTTTCCTTTGTGAAGATATACAAAATGATGCAAGCGACATGATAAAAGAAGATGATATTGTAATTGGAGAAAACGTATTTACCTCTAAAATTTGCCCTAAAGTGTGTATAAAGAATTCATCCTTAAAACAACATATGAGAGTCCACAATGGGGAAAAACCTTTCACATGCAAAATATGCTCCAAACAGTTTTCACAAAGTTCTTCCTTGAAATCACACATGAAAATGCATACTagagaaaaaccatttgaatgcgAGATTTGCAACaaacaatattcaaaaaattacaGCTTAAAAGTACATATGAGTGTGCACACTGGATATAAGCCTTATGTATGTGAACTTTGTACCAAAACATTTTCAAGCAAGGAAAATTTAAAAGGACACATGctagtgcatactggtgaaaaagcTTTTACATGTCAAATATGTACCAAACAGTTTCCAAATAATTCTCGCTTAAACTCACACATCAAAACGCATACTGGTGAAATTTCCTGTGAAATTTGTAACAAACAATTTTCACAAAAGTCTAATTTAGCAACACATATGAAAATGCACACAGGAGAAAAACGTTatgcatgtgaaatttgcaacAAGCTGTTTCTAGAACATTGTAACCTAAAAGCacatatgagagtacacactggagatAAACCTTTTACATGTGAAATTTGTGGCAAACAGTTTTCATTTATGTCTAATTTAAAAGTGCATATATTACTGCATACCGGCGAAAAACCTCTCACATGCAAAATATGCTCTAAACAGTTTTCACAAAGTTCTTCCTTAAAATCGCACATGAAAACGCATACCGgagaaaaaccatttaaatgcgaaatttgcaacaaacaattttcaaaaaaataccGCTTAAAAGTACATATAAGTGTACACACTGGGgataaatcttttacatgcgaaatttgcaacaaaaaatttttagaaaattctaatttaaaagtgcatatgagaATCCATAATGGAGaaaaaccttttgcatgtgaaatttgcactaAACCGTTTTCATCAAAGTCaaatttaaaagtgcatattgtGAAAATGCATACCAATGACAAACCTTTTCCGTGCACAATATGCACAAAACAGTTTCCGCTAAGTTCTTATTTAAAATCACACATGAAAACGCACACTGGGGAAAAGTCCTttacatgtgaaatttgcaccaaacagttttcaGAAAATTATTACTTAAAGGTGCATATGAGAATTCATAATGGAGagaaaccttttgcatgtgaaatttgcactaAACCGTTTTCATCAAAGTCAGCTTTGAAAGTACACATGttagtgcatactggtgaaaaacctttCACATGCAAAATATGTTTCAAACAGTTCTCACTGAATTCTTCTTTAAAAGTACACATAAAAAcccatactggagaaaaaccatttaaatgcgAACTATGTACCAAACAGTTttcacaaaatttttatttaaaatctcaCATGAAaatgcatactggagaaaaaccatttaaatgcgaaatttgcaacaaacaattttcaaaaaaataccGCTTAAAAGTACATATGAGTGTACACACTGGGgataaatcttttacatgcgaaatttgcaacaaaaattttttagaaaattctAATTTAAAGGTGCATATGAGAATCCATAATGGAGaaaaaccttttgcatgtgaaatttgcactGAACCGTTTTCATCAAAGTCaaatttaaaagtgcatattgtGAAAATGCATACCAATGACAAACCTTTTCCATGCACAATATGCACAAAACAGTTTCCGCTAAGTTCTTATTTAAAATCACACATGCAAACGCACACTGGGGAAAAGTCCtttacatgtaaaatttgcactaaacagtttttaaaaaattcttaCTTAAAGGCGCATATGAGAGTTCATAATGGAGAAAAACCTTTTGCATGCGAAATTTGCACTAAACCATTTTCATGTAAGTCAAATTTAAAAGTACACATGTTAGTGCATACCGGTGAAAAACCTTTCACGTGCAAAATATGTTTCAAACAGTTCTCACTAAATTCTTCTTTAAAAGTACACATAAAAAcccatactggagaaaaaccatttaaatgcgAAATATGTGCCAAACAGTTTTCACAAAGAATTAATTTAAAGTTACATATGGAAATACACAGTGAAGAAAAATCATTTGCATGCGAAATTTGTAACGAAGGATTTTCAAGAAGTTTTCGCTTAAAATCACACATGAAAACGCATAACGGAGAAAAACCATTTGCATACGAAATTTGCAATACTGAGTTTCTAGAAAATTCCTGCTTAAAGGTAGAGAGAAATACAGAGAGTTTTAAcgaaggaaaataa
- the LOC140445073 gene encoding uncharacterized protein isoform X2: MEVKQEVDENIICKTEIHNNDVENSLLDIYKIEIKEEPKIENTDGTFDHLDLKEYPIKTEIDEDKFMPVEEKTNKTGFSCEDIPNDACNTIKDNIVIGENVFNCKICSKVCLTNSSLQQHMGVVHNREKPFACEICAKQFSQSFSLKSHMKTHAEEKPFRCEICNKQFSNNYNLKVHRGVHTGDKPYVCEICTKKFSRKQSLKGHLLMHTGEKPFTCQVCTKKFSNTSRLNSHMKMHTGEIACEICKKQFVQMSHLKTHIKMHTGDKPFACEICTKQFSRKFHLKTHMKMHTGAKFFECEICNKQVLEKSNLKVHMRIHNGEKPFECEICFKQFLTRSHLKTHVVIKHTSEKPFPCTICTKQFPQSSYLKSHMKTHTGEKPFACEICTKPFSSKSNLKVHMFVHTGEKPFTCKICFKQFSQRIRLKSHMEIHSEEESFG; the protein is encoded by the exons atggaagtaaaacaagaagTTGATGAGAATATTATATGTAAAACAGAAATACATAATAATGATGTGGAAAATAGTCTTCTGGATATCTACAAAATTGAGATTAAGGAAGAGCCCAAGATAGAAAATACAGATGGCACCTTTGATCATTTAGACTTAAAAGAATATCCTATAAAGACAGAAATAGATGAAGATAAATTTATGCCAGttgaagaaaaaacaaataaaactg GTTTCTCTTGTGAAGATATACCAAATGATGCATGCAACACAATAAAAGATAATATTGTAATTGGAGAAAATGTATTTAACTGTAAAATTTGTTCTAAAGTGTGTTTAACGAATTCGTCCTTACAACAACATATGGGAGTAGTTCACAATAGGGaaaaaccttttgcatgtgaaatttgcgcCAAACAGTTTTCACAAAGTTTTTCCTTAAAATCACACATGAAAACGCATGCTGAAGAAAAACCATTTCGATGCGAGATTTGCAACAAACAATTTTCAAACAATTACAACTTAAAAGTACATAGGGGTGTACACACTGGAGATAAGCCTTATGTATGTGAAATTTGTACCAAAAAATTTTCAAGAAAGCAAAGTTTAAAAGGACATCTGTTAATGCATACCGGTGAAAAACCTTTCACATGTCAAGTATGCACCAAAAAGTTTTCAAATACTTCTCGCTTAAACTCACACATGAAAATGCATACCGGTGAAATCGCCTGTGAAATTTGTAAGAAACAGTTTGTACAAATGTCTCATTTAAAAACACATATTAAAATGCACACTGGagataaaccttttgcatgtgaaatttgtacCAAACAATTCTCACGAAAGTTCCATTTAAAAACACATATGAAAATGCACACCGGAGCTAAATtttttgaatgtgaaatttgcaacaAACAGGTTTTAGAAAAATCTAACTTAAAGGTGCATATGAGAATACACAATGGGGAAAAAccttttgaatgtgaaatttgttttaaacagtttttaacAAGGTCACATTTAAAAACGCATGTTGTGATAAAGCACACCAGTGAGAAACCTTTTCCATGCACAATATGCACAAAACAGTTTCCGCAAAGTTCTTATTTAAAATCACACATGAAAACGCACACTGGGGAAAAGCcgtttgcatgtgaaatttgtacTAAACCGTTTTCATCAAAGTCAAATTTAAAAGTACACATGTTCGTGCATACCGGTGAAAAACCTTTCACATGCAAAATATGTTTCAAACAGTTTTCACAAAGAATTCGTTTAAAGTCACATATGGAAATACATAGTGAGGAAGAATCATTTGGTTGA
- the LOC140445073 gene encoding uncharacterized protein isoform X3 has product MEVKQEVDENIICKTEIHNNDVENSLLDIYKIEIKEEPKIENTDGTFDHLDLKEYPIKTEIDEDKFMPVEEKTNKTAQSLVEISPVGDRHFELASNKSNLSDSSSDNFNPDENSTFSSSSCSSCSSSNNTTSESGEQNEIKENILSEGTKRKKKNINAWKKNIRKQKRLKGESYVCSRSIERPARPMLPSPCSGKANHKCDTFINEENRRKIYNEFRQMISVDDQRVFLNSHIDKQKKKRMTRNIENSRRTFTMNYSFTVNEEKRQVCRAFFMATLNVTDAFMRGAVAKLSSSGIVENENRGKHVPHNKLKDDDELLIREHILSFPAVEFHYCRASSTKRYLDSSLNVSIMHKLYKLKCSELNVHPVSYEKYRRVLRTYNLGFHKPKKGPV; this is encoded by the exons atggaagtaaaacaagaagTTGATGAGAATATTATATGTAAAACAGAAATACATAATAATGATGTGGAAAATAGTCTTCTGGATATCTACAAAATTGAGATTAAGGAAGAGCCCAAGATAGAAAATACAGATGGCACCTTTGATCATTTAGACTTAAAAGAATATCCTATAAAGACAGAAATAGATGAAGATAAATTTATGCCAGttgaagaaaaaacaaataaaactg CACAATCTTTAGTAGAGATTTCTCCAGTAGGGGACCGACATTTCGAACTGGCTTCAAACAAGAGTAACCTTTCTGACTCTTCATCAGATAACTTTAATCCCGACGAGAATTCAACTTTTAGCAGTTCTTCTTGCTCTTCTTGTTCGAGCTCTAACAATACGACATCAGAATCAGGGGAACAAAATGAGataaaagaaaacattttaa GTGAGGGCactaagaggaagaagaaaaacataaACGCTTGGAAGAAAAacataagaaaacaaaaaagattaaaaggAGAGTCTTATGTTTGTTCTAGAAGTATAGAGAGACCAGCACGTCCCATGTTACCATCTCCATGTTCTGGCAAAGCAAACCACAAATGTGATACTTTTATCAACGAGGAAAACCGACGCAAAATTTATAATGAATTCCGTCAAATGATTTCGGTAGATGATCAGCGAGTTTTCTTGAATAGTCATAttgataaacaaaagaaaaagagaatGACAAGAAACATTGAAAATTCAAGAAGAACGTTTACCATGAATTACTCGTTTACCGTCAACGAGGAAAAAAGACAAGTATGTCGAGCATTTTTTATGGCTACACTCAATGTGACAGATGCATTTATGCGCGGAGCTGTCGCAAAGCTTTCTTCTAGCGGCATAGTTGAAAACGAAAATCGTGGAAAACATGTCCCacataataaattaaaagatGATGATGAACTGCTGATTCGTGAGCACATTCTTTCATTTCCAGCCGTTGAATTCCATTATTGTAGGGCCTCTAGTACCAAAAGGTATTTGGATTCTTCACTAAACGTCTCTATTATGCACAAATTGTACAAATTAAAGTGCTCAGAATTAAATGTCCATCCCGTTTCTTACGAAAAGTATCGACGAGTGTTAAGAACTTATAACTTAGGGTTCCATAAACCCAAAAAAGGACCAGTGTAA